In Thermofilum pendens Hrk 5, the sequence GCGTACTACAAGCCGCGCGGATGGAGCAGCGAAGAGTACGAATTCATGCGTCAATCGCCCAGGAAGCTCGCCGTTCTAAACACCCGGGAAGAGGTAGAAAGCTGGGTAAAGGAGCACAGGACGGTATACGTATCTATCGATATCGATGCATTGGACCCCGCGTATGCCCCCGGGACGGGTACTCCTGAACCTATCGGCCTCGCTCCCAGGGAGCTCGTTGACTCCCTACGCGCGGCGGTTCTCGGCTCAGAAAAACTCCTAGGAATAGACGTAGTAGAGGTTAACCCGCTAGTGGATGTTAACAACTTGACGTCAAGGGTTGCCGCGAAAATACTACTCGAAGCACTCGCAGCCATGTACGAGGCTAGGAAGATAGGCGCCTGCACGCGAACTTCTAAACACTTCTTAAACGGTTAAAGCCGCGCGCGAGATTTATTAACATGGCTAGAAATGTAGCCCACGTGGTCGAGGCTGACTACTCCCTAAAGACGTACAGGTGCCTTAGATGCGGCCAAGTCTTCACTAAGGAAGAGCAGGAGAGACTACCTGGTGTACGGTGTCCATACTGCGGTTTTAGAATAGTCGAAAAGGTACGGCTACCCGTACCCAAAAGAGTCAAGGCACTTTAGCGCGCGACTTATATAACCTAGGGGTCAAACTAGAGCTTAGCTGTGATGAGCCTTGCGAGATCTTGAAAGGTGACGAGTCGAACCCCTCTGAGCGCGCGTTAATATGGGCTACGCCGCGGTTTCTCCGCTATTACCCCGTAATCCTTGATTACCCTGACTATACGGAACCCCGCGCGTCTAAGCCTCTCAACTACGCCCCTCTGGATGTTTACCCCTCGGTGCTTTCCCGGAGCACCCGTGTAGTGGAAAACCCTTCCTCCTTTTTTCAAGACTCTCCAAAGCCTCGTGTAGAATTCTGCGCTGTAGAGGTGCCCAGCGAAGGCGAACACCGGCGGGTCGTGGAGCACTTTGTCGAAATACTCCTCGGGAAGCTCTCCGACCACGTCAAAGGCGTCTCCCAAGAGTATACTTGCTCGCGAAAGCTTTTCCGAGAACGGGTTATGCTCAGCAATATACAGCACGTTCGGGTCTTTCTCTATAGAAACCACTTCCGCTCCTCTCTCCAGTGCGCGTATAGCCGTGTAGCCGAGACCCGTACACACGTCCAGCACTTTCTCCCCCCTGGCTACGCCGAGCATCCTCACTTTTCTCTCAGCATCGCTCAGCGGGTCTATACCCGTGATGTTGTGCATATGCACACCGTTGATTTCAAGCGTGGGGGCTACCCTCTCCCCGAGATACTTCAACTTGTAGTAGCCCTTTTCATCTCGTACCTCGACGAAGTACACTCCCTCGGGTCCAACGTATAACAGCTTATCCGAGCCCGCGAGCCTCTCCAGGATGCCTAACGTCAACCTATGCGTCGCACCCTCCAGGTTTAGAGAGACTTCTGACACGGTTTTAACTGCGCGGGCAATACCTAGCCCTATGTCTACTGGGAGCTCAAATTCACCTGTAGGCGACTCTAAGACCTTTACCGCAGAGACCGGTGAGAGTACAAACCCCTTCCTCCTCCTGAACGCAAATGTGTCCACGTTTAACTGTACAGGCATCAGCGGAAAAAGCTTATTAACTCGGTTTCAGCAGTGAATATACGCGCGGAGACGCGCGGGCGGGGGTGCCCGAGCTAGGTCAAAGGGGGCGGACTGAGGCTCCGCTGGCGTTGGCCTGCCCGGGTTCGAATCCCGGCCCCCGCACCATTCTCCCCAGCAATTCAAGAACTGGGCCCGGTCTTTCCGCTTTTCATCCTCGAATCGAGCACTGCAACGCAGTAAGAGATAAGTGTACGGCGGCGTTGATTATTAGAGTCTCTATGCCTGAGGAGGGGCAGGGTGTAAGCCCTCGCGGGAAGCTCCCAGTACCGGTTGAGCAGTCAAGGATAGGCTACATTATAGGGAAAGATGGGTCCAATAAACGTCGATTGGAGGAAACCTTTAACGTAAAGCTGGACGTGGACTCTGCGACCGGAGTCGTGTACGTTGAGCCTGGCGAGGGTGCAACCCCTTACAACGTTTTCAGGGCTAAAAAAGCCCTGGAAGCAATATCGATAGGCTTTACGGTCGACGACGCGTTGCTGCTGGGGGACGATGCTTACGACCTAGAGGTTATCGACCTGTCCGAGGTTTCCAAGCGTCGCGAGGATCTCTCGAGAATTAAGGCTAGAATTATAGGAACAGAGGGGCGCTTTAAAAAGACCCTCGAAGACATGACTGGGGCTAGGATCGTTATAGGCGAGAAAGCCGTGGGTATTATCGGAGACTTCGAGCAAAACAAGGTCGTAAAGGAAGCACTCGAAAGGCTAATCGCCGGTCAGAGCCACCAGAGCGTTATGAAGTTTCTCGAAAGGATGAGCTTCGAGCTTAAGCGCAGGAGGACCCAGCTATGGGAGCGAATGCAGGGAATGTGAGGGCGAACACACTTGGCTGAAAAAGACTCGTCCGTACGCGAGGTTCTCGAAGACGTCTTCGATCAGAGAACCGTGCTCGCCGTTCTCCACTTGATGAATCGAGGAGTACTGGCAAAGCTCTATGGAACCGTGTCCACGGGAAAGGAGGCCAGGGTATACTGGGGTAAGGATAGAGATGGGAGAGACCTCGCGGTCAAGATATACCTCATTGTTACCGCGGAGTTCCGTCGTGGAAGGTTGAAGTACATCTTGGGAGACCCCCGCTTCGAGGGGGCAAGCCTGAGGGGAAGGGAGCTGATATACGCTTGGGCACGTAAGGAGTACCGCAACCTTAGGAGGGCTAGCCAGTTCGGCATTCCTTGTCCTAAGCCTATCGCGGTGTACGAAAATATTCTCGTGATGGAGTTTATAGGTAGAGATGGTGTCCCGGCGCCGCTCCTAAAAGACTCTCCTCCAAGCAGGCCCTACGAGGCCTTTAGAGAGCTGCAATCGTACATCGAGAGAATGGTTCTAGAGGCCGGGTTGGTGCACGCCGATCTCAGCGAGTACAATATACTCGTCGAGGACGATCGTCTAGTGATAATAGACTGGGGTTCCGCTGTGCTGTCTTCCCATCCGAACGCCGAGGAATTCTTACTCAACGATATAAGAAATGTCTACAGGTTTTTCAGAGAGCTTGGAGTAGATACCGGGAGACCCGAAGAATTCTTCGAACATATACGTTCGCAGATGAGGTAGCCGTGCTCAAGGTTGCATAAGAGCACTACAGGTGTTCTAGGAGAGCTTTGAGCTTATCCCTGCTCACGACGGCTCCGCCTGCGGCCGGGTGTCCTCCGCCTTCTATCCCTATCTTCGCCGCGATGTCTTGTAGTGTTCTGCCTATGTCTACCTCTTCGGTTAGCCTTCGGAAGGAGATTTTCAGCGTGCTATCCTCCTTCGAGAGGGGTGCCGCGACCCCTAGTAGCTTCTTGTCCCTGAACTTCTGGGAGAGTAGTGACGCGAGTATGCTCGAAAGAGGTCCCGTGAGCTTGGGGTTTGCGTCCCTGACCTCGATTATGACGGAAATCCTGCCCTCGTATACTTTGACCTTTTCACTGTCGCCGCTTAGAACGCTCTCTATGAGCCGCGCGAGAGTCTTCCTGTAATTGTTGGACACGTCCTCGGCTATGGCGAGCAGACTTCCTCTACCTCCGAGGTTTATGGCTACGGCGACCTCGTAGTTTTCCATGCGTCCAAGCGCGTTTAGAATGTAGGCATACTCTCTGAGGTCTCTGAGTGGGCTTTCCGGTTTTTCGCTTGCAAGGTAGTAGTTGTAGCCAATTATCTTCTGTGCATCCTTGACGGATAGCCCGGCGGACAGCATGTACTTCACTAGCTCCGTGGCCAGCTTCTTCACTTCCTCGCTGCTCAGAGACCCCACCGTTCTAAGCTCTTCACCGGCCTTGGGCTCTATGCCTATTTTCTTCAGGAAATTGTAGCACGCAGTCTCGTTGCCCGTGAGCCCGGGTAAGAAGGGGTCGGTTGTCCTCGCAATGGCCTTCACCAAGGGCCTCTTGGGACCTCCGAAGAACCTTAGCCCTAGGGACGCCTCAACGACTTTCCTGTCGAGAGCTTCCCTCAGTACCCGCTCGTTTAACCCTTTAAAAGAATAACGGGGTCCCAAGTCTAGCCTGTCACCCAAAGCTCCTACCAGTGCCACGTGAACCATCTTCTCCACTTTCTCGTCGAGCGACCGTAGCAAAAGGTATGTGAGTGTCGAAGCGCTAGCCTCCTCTGACCCGTTGAGCCCGACCCTGTAAGGGTTTATCTCTACGCAACATTCCTCGCCCTTAGGAGAAGAGGGCACATGGTGGTCGATCAGCAGGATGTTTTTGCCCTCCGCGTACCTCTCTATGAGGTGTTTGTAGCCGCTCCCGAGGTCAAGGAAGATAGCGTAGTCGTACTCTCCTAGCGGGAGCTCTTCGAGAGTTCTGGGATCCACTTGCTCCACGAGCCTGGCGTGGAAGGGTACCCCGTGGCTCCACAAAAAGTACAGCATGAGCGACAGAGAGGATAAGCCGTCGGCATCGTAGTGAGAAACTACGAGCACCCACTCCCTGCTCTCCAACAACTTGGACATGAATTCGGCAAAAGAGGACGTTAGCTCCTCGATTCTAGCCAACCCGGGGACACCAGCAATTTAAGAGCTGGGACTCTACGTGTAGAGTGCGATTTTCGATGGTTCGTACTTCCAGTCCGGCGGCAGTATACCCTCTCTCTTGTAGTACTTGACAAGCCTGTGGATCTTGCTCTCGATCAACTGGAGTCCTCTCTTGGAGTGGTAGTCCTTGGGGTGCTCCTCGAGGTGTTTCCTTACGCGAATAGCCCTCTTCATTAAGTTCATGAGGTCTTCGGGAATTTCGGGTGCAAGCCCTCGTTCCCTGAGTATTTGAAGAACGCTTTTGCCGGTAACAGCTTTGACCATGGGGATTCCGTACTGGTCGCGTAGAATGACTCCAATCATTGATGGTGGATAACCCTTCCTGTAGAGTGACACGACGAGCTCTTCTACTTCTTCGGGTCTCATTTTCACCCATTCGGGCTTCTTGAGCTGTGGCGGCCTCGTGGAGCCAGATCTACCCTTCTCCTTACTTTTTCTCATTACAGCCCCCTTTCCTAACTCAGTCAAACGTCATTTAAACCTTGCGCGTCGCGCGCGTGCTATCGGTCTTCAGTCACGGGTTCCTAACCGTTCTCGTAGCCACGTTGCAAAGTAGATATTCTAGAGGCTTGACACAGTACCGTATATGTTTCGCCTTGCGCTAAAAATATTTAAACTGAAAAACAAGGTTGATAGCGATGATTCCTTACGAGTTTGAAGTGAAAGATATTTTCGAGAAGTTCCAAGTTCCCGTCGAGAAGTCCTGCCTGCTAACTCACGAAGCTTTGAAGGATTCCTTGGGATGCATAAAGGGCCTGAGAACACCTTTGATTGTTAAAGCGCAGGTTCGCGGATGGGGTAGAGGGAAGGCGGGGTTAGTGAAAAGCGCCGAGAACCCCGAGGAGGCTTTGAAGGTTGCGCAGGAATTCTTCCTTCGAGAGTTTAACGGAGAGAAGATAAGGTACGTGCTGGTGTCTGAGAGAAAGAGGATACTCAGGGAAATGTACCTGTCCTTTATGGTTTCCTCTAACCCTCCGGGGTTCCTACTGCTGGCATCCAAGCACGGTGGTGTTGACGTCGAAGAACTTTCGAAAACTCCTGGAGGATTGCTGAAAATATTCATAGACCCCTTTGAGGGGTTGCGGGACTACATGGTTAGAACGGTTGCGGGTTATCTCGGTGTGCCGCAGGAGCACATAGAGAAGATTTTGAGAAGCCTTTGGCAGATATTCAGAGAGTACAACTTCACCTTGCTCGAGGTAAACCCTCTAGCGCTAACCGAGGATGGGGTACTGGCTCTCGACAGGAAGGGAGTCATAGATGATGATGCCTCTAGGAAAAGCTCCCTGACGGGGATCTTCGCGCGCTACTTCTCGGAGCTCGACGAGCTTAGCCTCTCGGCATTCCAGAAGGGGTTCTCCGTCGTGAAGCTCGACGGAGACACTGCCGTGGTGGGCAATGGCGCCGGGCTGACCATGGCTACGCTTGACGCCGTTCTCGAGGCGGGTGCAAGGCCAGGGCTTTTCCTAGACTTGGGCGGGGGAGCTGACGCCGAGAGAGTCAGGGAGGCCCTCCTACTCGTACTGAAACAGCAGAACATTTCGAAGATCCTCCTGAACATCTTGGGAGGGATAACCCGGTGCGACGAGGTGGCCAGAGGAGTAGTACAAGCCTTGTCGTCCGCTAAACCGAGTAGCGTGAAAGTAGCCGTGAGGCTTTCCGGTTTCATGGAGGACGAGGGCAGGAGGATACTGAGAGAGGCGGGTCTAAGCGCGTTTGATAGCCTGGAAGAAGCTGTAGCGAGCTTGTTAGGCTGAGGTGAGTGGTGCCCATGGCTATACTCGTAGACGAGAAAACCCGCGTGCTCGTACAGGGGATCACCGGCAAGCAGGGAATGCTCCATACCGAGCAAATGCTACGCTACGGAACGCGGATTGTTGCCGGTGTAACCCCGGGAAAAGGTGGCTCCACGATAGTCGGCGTACCCGTTTACAACACGGTGGCGGAGGCAGTGGATAAGCACCCGGAGATAAATACCTCTATAGTATTCGTCCCCGCCCCCTATGCGCCCGACGCCGTTTACGAGGCTCTCGACGCCGGTATAAAGAAGGTGGTCGTCATAACGGA encodes:
- a CDS encoding DHHA1 domain-containing protein gives rise to the protein MARIEELTSSFAEFMSKLLESREWVLVVSHYDADGLSSLSLMLYFLWSHGVPFHARLVEQVDPRTLEELPLGEYDYAIFLDLGSGYKHLIERYAEGKNILLIDHHVPSSPKGEECCVEINPYRVGLNGSEEASASTLTYLLLRSLDEKVEKMVHVALVGALGDRLDLGPRYSFKGLNERVLREALDRKVVEASLGLRFFGGPKRPLVKAIARTTDPFLPGLTGNETACYNFLKKIGIEPKAGEELRTVGSLSSEEVKKLATELVKYMLSAGLSVKDAQKIIGYNYYLASEKPESPLRDLREYAYILNALGRMENYEVAVAINLGGRGSLLAIAEDVSNNYRKTLARLIESVLSGDSEKVKVYEGRISVIIEVRDANPKLTGPLSSILASLLSQKFRDKKLLGVAAPLSKEDSTLKISFRRLTEEVDIGRTLQDIAAKIGIEGGGHPAAGGAVVSRDKLKALLEHL
- a CDS encoding methyltransferase domain-containing protein, which translates into the protein MPVQLNVDTFAFRRRKGFVLSPVSAVKVLESPTGEFELPVDIGLGIARAVKTVSEVSLNLEGATHRLTLGILERLAGSDKLLYVGPEGVYFVEVRDEKGYYKLKYLGERVAPTLEINGVHMHNITGIDPLSDAERKVRMLGVARGEKVLDVCTGLGYTAIRALERGAEVVSIEKDPNVLYIAEHNPFSEKLSRASILLGDAFDVVGELPEEYFDKVLHDPPVFAFAGHLYSAEFYTRLWRVLKKGGRVFHYTGAPGKHRGVNIQRGVVERLRRAGFRIVRVIKDYGVIAEKPRRSPY
- a CDS encoding succinate--CoA ligase subunit beta, whose translation is MKDIFEKFQVPVEKSCLLTHEALKDSLGCIKGLRTPLIVKAQVRGWGRGKAGLVKSAENPEEALKVAQEFFLREFNGEKIRYVLVSERKRILREMYLSFMVSSNPPGFLLLASKHGGVDVEELSKTPGGLLKIFIDPFEGLRDYMVRTVAGYLGVPQEHIEKILRSLWQIFREYNFTLLEVNPLALTEDGVLALDRKGVIDDDASRKSSLTGIFARYFSELDELSLSAFQKGFSVVKLDGDTAVVGNGAGLTMATLDAVLEAGARPGLFLDLGGGADAERVREALLLVLKQQNISKILLNILGGITRCDEVARGVVQALSSAKPSSVKVAVRLSGFMEDEGRRILREAGLSAFDSLEEAVASLLG
- a CDS encoding KH domain-containing protein, with product MPEEGQGVSPRGKLPVPVEQSRIGYIIGKDGSNKRRLEETFNVKLDVDSATGVVYVEPGEGATPYNVFRAKKALEAISIGFTVDDALLLGDDAYDLEVIDLSEVSKRREDLSRIKARIIGTEGRFKKTLEDMTGARIVIGEKAVGIIGDFEQNKVVKEALERLIAGQSHQSVMKFLERMSFELKRRRTQLWERMQGM
- a CDS encoding DNA-directed RNA polymerase subunit P, which translates into the protein MARNVAHVVEADYSLKTYRCLRCGQVFTKEEQERLPGVRCPYCGFRIVEKVRLPVPKRVKAL
- a CDS encoding 30S ribosomal protein S15, encoding MRKSKEKGRSGSTRPPQLKKPEWVKMRPEEVEELVVSLYRKGYPPSMIGVILRDQYGIPMVKAVTGKSVLQILRERGLAPEIPEDLMNLMKRAIRVRKHLEEHPKDYHSKRGLQLIESKIHRLVKYYKREGILPPDWKYEPSKIALYT
- a CDS encoding serine protein kinase RIO codes for the protein MAEKDSSVREVLEDVFDQRTVLAVLHLMNRGVLAKLYGTVSTGKEARVYWGKDRDGRDLAVKIYLIVTAEFRRGRLKYILGDPRFEGASLRGRELIYAWARKEYRNLRRASQFGIPCPKPIAVYENILVMEFIGRDGVPAPLLKDSPPSRPYEAFRELQSYIERMVLEAGLVHADLSEYNILVEDDRLVIIDWGSAVLSSHPNAEEFLLNDIRNVYRFFRELGVDTGRPEEFFEHIRSQMR